The DNA sequence CAGAACAAGGACTCTAAACGCTGAAATTTCGCGCGCCGACGCGATTTTCACGGTATTCGATTTTAAGACGAAGCGCGCGGCGATGCTTTATTTTGCCGCATCCGAACTGACTCCGGCCAATATACAGCTCACGCGCATGCGGTTCCCGCTTTAATTCCGGCTCTGAAAATTCCTCAATTCCGGACACTTGACCCAGCGACCCGTGAAATTGGCTTAACAAGCGAAAAGTATTATTTTGTTCGCAAAACACCGCTCTTTCACAAATGCAAACGCTTGAGGCGCCATGAACTCGCGTTTTTGGCGCGCAATTTTTCAGCAAAGTGACTATTGCTCTCAAAAGCGGCAAGGGTTATCAACATGGCCGGTTGACAACGATGGTCAATATTCGAACAAAACATCCGGCGCGTATTCCGCAAGATCGAGCGGCTTTCCCGCCGCCCACCATCCCAGAGGGGCGATCACATATCTGTCCCTGTAGCCGTTTACCGCGTAAACCACCTGGCCGGCGCGTATGGTGCCTTCGAAAGCCTGATCCATCACCGGCGGCGCGTCCGCAACCAGCCCGTAGTAAGGGTTGGGAGGAAACCTGTCCATGTAACCCAGCCTGACCAGCTCGTCCAAATCCGCCGGATAAAGCCCCTCGTTGTCCACCGCGTATCGCTCGACGGCAAGCTGAATCGCATGCGAGCTGGATTTCAGCTCCGCAGTTGCACGGGCAAGCCTGGCGAGCATGATCTCCCTTCCCGTCGCGGCGAAAACAGGCCAGGCGGCGGCAAAGATTACCGCTGCATTGGCGAGCCAGAAGAACTCCGGCTCCTCCCTTCGCGCTCTCGAAAGCCACGCGAATATCCGGTCTGCCGCGGTATTTCCCGCACCGTGCGGTTTAGGCGCGGGCGGTTTTTCTCCTTCTTGCATTTCGGATCACCAGCGCGACGATGAGCGCGCTCACCCAAACCGGAGCGAATGCCGTAAGGAAAAGGACAATGTGCCAAAGTCCCCTTGCGAACACAAGGAACGAATTCCAGTATTTGCCGAAAGCGGTGTTGGTCAGCCACGAAAATTTGGGCTTCTCGAAGACGTCGGGCACCGGGAAAGGAGTGATGGTGATATCTATGGTCGAATAGGAAACCCAGTTTTCAAGCTGCTTCATCCGGCCAAGCACCTGGTTGAGCTCCTCCTCGGTGCGCCTTACTTCCTGCTCGACGGCGAGCAGGTCGGACAGCTTGCCCGTTTTTTCAAGCAATTCTTTGAGCCTGGCGTAGGACAGCTCAAGCGAATCCCTACGCGCCTTCAAATCGAAATACTCCTGGCCGACGTCCTGGCCGCTGATGTCCTTCGTCTCGATGTCGCCGACCGTCGCAAGCTCGTCCAGAAAGTCGAAAAGGTGGCGCGACGGCATTTTGACGGTTATCCCGATTCTCAACGTGCGGTCTTTCCCGGACTGGCTTTCGCTGGAAGTGTAGCCGCCCTTGCGCGCCGCGATTGCTTTTATAGTTTTCGCGGCTTCCGCGGGCTCTTTCGCGGTCAGCGCGACGTTGCCGTTGTAAACCATCATCGCTTGCGTCTCCGCGGCGACCGCCGGCGTGGCCATCCAGTCGAGCGAGGCTTCGACTATTTCCATGGCTGCGGAGTCGCCGGACGCTAGCCGCGACTGTGGGGCTTCCGCCGCCGTGGAGCCGGGCGAGGCGTTGTACCAGCCTCCGCTGTCGTCT is a window from the bacterium genome containing:
- a CDS encoding DUF4349 domain-containing protein, which translates into the protein MRNFRLQFQYAAPAAILVLVSFVAVFSCSKARPAHDAALVLNSGENAKEVRGDDSGGWYNASPGSTAAEAPQSRLASGDSAAMEIVEASLDWMATPAVAAETQAMMVYNGNVALTAKEPAEAAKTIKAIAARKGGYTSSESQSGKDRTLRIGITVKMPSRHLFDFLDELATVGDIETKDISGQDVGQEYFDLKARRDSLELSYARLKELLEKTGKLSDLLAVEQEVRRTEEELNQVLGRMKQLENWVSYSTIDITITPFPVPDVFEKPKFSWLTNTAFGKYWNSFLVFARGLWHIVLFLTAFAPVWVSALIVALVIRNARRRKTARA